The Cucurbita pepo subsp. pepo cultivar mu-cu-16 chromosome LG08, ASM280686v2, whole genome shotgun sequence genome contains a region encoding:
- the LOC111799566 gene encoding uncharacterized protein LOC111799566 encodes MAPPQVSQSDIDLEQGDHRRSVSGSELSADCSVYFSDADEGSCYSQFYSTNGGSYDEYRFAFVSQPGVGVVVSDSRRLSSASDRSVEVENENGITEIKVHLGKVERDCRICHLGLESNSQESGIPIELGCSCKDDLAAAHKHCAETWFKIKGNKTCEICHSVARNILGPNEVESTEQSNESNNASSTTAVAASIPSSDSPSFWRGHRFLNFLLACMVFAFVISWLFHFNVPS; translated from the exons ATGGCGCCTCCACAAGTTTCCCAGTCCGACATTGATTTGGAGCAAGGGGATCATCGGCGGTCTGTTAGTGGTAGTGAGTTGAGCGCCGATTGTAGCGTTTATTTCTCTGACGCCGATGAGGGTTCGTGTTATTCCCAGTTTTATTCCACTAACGGTGGTTCTTACGATGAGTATAGGTTTGCTTTCGTTTCTCAGCCGGGGGTTGGGGTGGTTGTTTCGGATTCCCGGCGGCTTTCATCGGCTTCGGATCGTTCGGTCGaggttgaaaatgagaatgggATTACTGAAATTAAGGTGCATTTAGGTAAGGTTGAGAGGGATTGCAGGATTTGTCATCTGGGTTTGGAGAGTAATAGCCAAGAATCTGGAATCCCAATCGAATTGGGTTGTTCTTGCAAGGATGATCTGGCTGCGGCTCACAAGCATTGTGCTGAAACCTGgttcaaaatcaaaggcaATAA GACGTGTGAGATTTGTCATTCCGTTGCACGAAACATTCTGGGACCAAATGAAGTTGAGTCAACAGAGCAGTCTAATGAATCCAACAACGCCTCCTCAACGACTGCAGTTGCTGCATCGATCCCGTCATCAGATAGCCCAAGCTTCTGGCGTGGCCATCGGTTTCTGAACTTTCTACTTGCTTGTATGGTTTTTGCATTTGTTATATCTTGGCTCTTTCACTTCAACGTGCCCTCATAA
- the LOC111799740 gene encoding uncharacterized protein LOC111799740, whose protein sequence is MAISNKLPYLLFLSSLFVSAALGELVCEELSVDVCAFSIASSGKRCLLETAETKDGKIEYQCRTSEVIVEWMAEFIETDICIKACGVDRNSVGIASDALLEPQFTAKLCSPACYQKCPNIVDLYFNMAAGEGVFLPDLCIKQRTNPHRAMAELLSSGAAAAAAAAAGGPVSSVNTPGFFPTADAPAPM, encoded by the exons ATGGCTATCTCCAACAAATTGCCTTACCTTCTCTTCCTCTCCTCTCTATTCGTCTCTGCCGCGCTTG GGGAGCTTGTTTGCGAGGAATTGTCGGTGGATGTGTGCGCATTTTCAATTGCTTCATCGGGGAAGAGATGTTTGTTGGAGACGGCAGAGACGAAAGATGGGAAGATTGAATATCAATGCAGAACGTCTGAGGTGATAGTGGAATGGATGGCGGAGTTCATAGAGACGGATATATGCATCAAGGCTTGTGGGGTGGATCGGAACTCTGTCGGAATTGCCTCCGATGCACTCCTCGAGCCACAGTTCACGGCCAAGCTTTGCTCCCCTGCCTGCTACCAGAAATGCCCCAACATTGTTGACCTTTACTTCAACATGGCCGCAGGAGAGG GAGTGTTCTTGCCCGACCTTTGCATCAAACAACGCACAAACCCCCATCGTGCCATGGCAGAGCTGCTGAGCTCtggtgctgctgctgctgctgctgctgctgctggcGGTCCAGTGTCATCGGTGAATACCCCTGGATTCTTCCCGACAGCTGATGCCCCAGCTCCCATGTGA
- the LOC111800513 gene encoding uncharacterized protein LOC111800513, with amino-acid sequence MGKQTKSRRSESASKGTANVTPMQVAFIVDRYLSDNNYAESRSVFRVEASSLIANSPIQEAPKSLLSLEAMLDEYICLKEQRVILDQERNYLEQEKIRVHTLLQGMQTVMSAYNVSGRSSAPSISAAPDKVAALSQSGPSESPTGIPVSIKQPVRSEVTPQNTNGGPQSFTTPVITGIEASKRKSSKTSTAVPPAAKRSRNKLSSRKSANKDTDALSQSIEAANVQSRIQHSNEIQSSSPSCPPNESVVQGSSVVKCLFNQPSFSIPTNSSGPKTPPRANSCQSDKSTSPHEISSAADCSNNNTPQDVSPTCCTVISSKRVTISPYKQVAYYSVERNHSILSPSPVKTNAKRLGKRDHVKGRLDFDVSDVPMSSDKGIENEIYVTESEKQLDIFDIDLPCLDVFGEDFSFNEMLADWDMDCEVTGCSSVPTLGASTDTLSGSHESMDCYVETNQMMSEYSSTVTQILSGKETNTEGIDSLTAVKSTTKCIRILSPAKKL; translated from the exons ATGGGGAAGCAAACCAAATCCAGAAGATCTGAGAGCGCTAGCAAGGGGACTGCCAACGTTACCCCTATGCAGGTCGCCTTCATTGTTGATAGATATCTCTCCGACAACAATTACGCCGAATCGCGCTCTGTTTTTAGAGTAGAAGCTTCATCACTCATTGCAAACTCTCCGATCCAAGAG GCTCCGAAGAGCTTGCTGAGCTTGGAGGCTATGTTGGATGAATACATCTGTTTGAAAGAACAAAGAGTGATTCTGGATCAAGAAAGAAACTATCTAGAACAAGAGAAGATTCGCGTTCACACTCTTCTACAGGGTATGCAGACTGTCATGAGTGCTTATAATGTCAGTGGAAGGTCCTCAGCGCCGTCGATTTCAGCTGCTCCAGATAAAGTTGCAGCTCTTAGTCAATCTGGTCCTTCTGAATCTCCTACAG GTATCCCCGTAAGCATCAAACAACCTGTTCGTTCAGAGGTCACACCTCAGAATACAAATGGCGGGCCTCAGAGTTTCACAACTCCCGTTATTACTGGCATAGaagcaagtaaaagaaagaGCTCCAAGACTTCCACTGCTGTTCCTCCAGCTGCTAAGAGATCTCGAAATAAATTATCTTCCAGGAAATCAGCAAACAAAG ATACTGATGCACTTTCCCAATCAATTGAAGCTGCCAATGTTCAATCAAGGATTCAACATTCTAACGAAATTCAGTCATCATCTCCTAGCTGCCCTCCCAATGAATCTGTAGTTCAAGGATCAAGTGTTGTAAAATGTTTGTTCAACCAGCCTTCATTCTCTATTCCAACTAACTCTTCTGGTCCGAAGACTCCTCCTCGTGCAAATTCCTGTCAAAGTGACAAGTCTACATCTCCACATGAGATTTCTTCTGCTGCTGATTGCAGTAACAACAATACTCCACAAGACGTTAGTCCTACTTGTTGCACTGTAATTTCATCAAAAAGGGTTACAATCAGTCCTTACAAGCAAGTAGCTTACTATTCTGTGGAGAGGAACCATAGCATTTTATCTCCCTCCCCTGTCAAGACAAACGCTAAAAGGCTTGGTAAGAGAGATCACGTGAAGGGACGGCTAGACTTTGATGTTTCAGATGTACCCATGAGTTCTGACAAGgggattgaaaatgaaatctatGTAACCGAATCAGAAAAGCAGCTAGACATTTTTGACATAGATTTGCCTTGTCTAGATGTTTTTGGAGAAGATTTCTCTTTCAATGAAATGTTGGCTGATTGGGATATGGATTGTGAAGTAACTGGTTGTTCATCCGTCCCAACCTTGGGTGCTTCAACAGACACTCTTTCTGG TTCTCATGAATCAATGGACTGTTACGTGGAGACTAATCAGATGATGTCAGAATATTCATCTACGGTGACACAGATTTTATCTGGAAAAGAGACAAACACAGAAG GCATAGATTCATTAACTGCTGTGAAGTCCACAACAAAATGCATAAGAATTTTAAGCCCAG CCAAAAAATTATAG
- the LOC111800516 gene encoding uncharacterized protein LOC111800516 isoform X1, with protein sequence MRRRRRSCFWIRISKFFTRCKNKRLDRFMLEEFAGAFKHRHLPPQSHLHTVINLNQGESWTILSYTIWDQRSIMLAVGLGLSSLVLNVKTFPPLQGKSSGIRLLRGFSFSSRDGQANQEINATFFPTSLTLEPANRIGVWCGLPFKNGTPYTTCALQKGPTLVHCFLMSPENPKA encoded by the exons ATGAGGCGGAGGAGACGTTCGTGTTTTTGGATCAGAATCTCGAAGTTTTTCACGAG gtgtaaaaataaaaggttagaTCGGTTTATGTTGGAAGAATTTGCTGGAGCTTTTAAGCATCGTCATCTACCTCCCCAATCCCATCTCCACACCGTTATTAATCTGAATCAAG GTGAAAGCTGGACCATTCTATCCTACACCATTTGGGATCAAAGGTCTattatgctagcggtgggtttgggcctaAGTAGCCTTGTACTAAATGTGAAAACATTTCCACCACTTCAGGGGAAAAGCAGCGGCATacgacttttgag GGGTTTCTCATTCAGTTCAAGAGATGGACAGGCTAACCAAGAAATTAATGCCACTTTCTTTCCTACTTCTCTCACGCTGGAGCCAGCAAATAGGATTGGTGTTTGGTGTGGATTGCCCTTTAAAAATGGCACCCCCTACACTACATGTGCTTTGCAGAAGGGACCGACACTGGTCCACTGCTTTTTGATGTCACCTGAGAATCCCAAGGCCTAA
- the LOC111800516 gene encoding uncharacterized protein LOC111800516 isoform X2: MRRRRRSCFWIRISKFFTRCKNKRLDRFMLEEFAGAFKHRHLPPQSHLHTVINLNQGESWTILSYTIWDQRSIMLAVGLGLSSLVLNVKTFPPLQGKSSGIRLLRPEDM, from the exons ATGAGGCGGAGGAGACGTTCGTGTTTTTGGATCAGAATCTCGAAGTTTTTCACGAG gtgtaaaaataaaaggttagaTCGGTTTATGTTGGAAGAATTTGCTGGAGCTTTTAAGCATCGTCATCTACCTCCCCAATCCCATCTCCACACCGTTATTAATCTGAATCAAG GTGAAAGCTGGACCATTCTATCCTACACCATTTGGGATCAAAGGTCTattatgctagcggtgggtttgggcctaAGTAGCCTTGTACTAAATGTGAAAACATTTCCACCACTTCAGGGGAAAAGCAGCGGCATacgacttttgag ACCTGAAGATATGTGA
- the LOC111800514 gene encoding tubulin beta chain-like, translating into MREILHIQGGQCGNQIGAKFWEVVCAEHGIDSIGKYNGTSDLQLDRINVYYNEASCGRFVPRAVLMDLEPGVMDSIRSGPYGQVFRPDNFVFGQSGAGNNWAKGHYTEGAELIDSVLDVVRKEAENCDCLQGFQVCHSLGGGTGSGMGTLLISKIREEYPDRMMLTFSVFPSPKVSDTVVEPYNATLSVHQLVENADECMVLDNEALYDICFRTLKLSTPSFGDLNHLISATMSGVTCCLRFPGQLNSDLRKLAVNLIPFPRLHFFMVGFAPLTSRGSQQYRALTVPELTQQMWDAKNMMCAADPRHGRYLTASAMFRGKMSTKEVDEQMINVQNKNSSYFVEWIPNNVKSTVCDIPPTGLKMASTFIGNSTSIQEMFRRVSEQFTAMFRRKAFLHWYTGEGMDEMEFTEAESNMNDLVSEYQQYQDATAEDDDYYEDEDVADHDE; encoded by the exons ATGCGTGAGATTCTTCACATCCAAGGAGGCCAATGCGGCAACCAGATCGGTGCCAAGTTCTGGGAGGTCGTTTGTGCTGAGCATGGAATCGATTCCATTGGTAAGTACAATGGTACTTCCGATCTACAACTTGACCGGATTAATGTTTACTATAATGAAGCTAGTTGCGGGAGATTTGTTCCTCGCGCGGTGCTTATGGATCTTGAGCCTGGTGTTATGGATAGTATCAGATCTGGACCTTACGGTCAGGTTTTCAGGCCTGATAACTTCGTTTTTGGTCAGTCTGGTGCCGGTAATAACTGGGCGAAAGGACATTATACCGAAGGTGCAGAGCTTATTGATTCTGTCCTTGATGTCGTTCGCAAGGAGGCTGAGAACTGTGACTGTTTGCAAG GGTTTCAGGTGTGTCATTCTTTGGGAGGAGGGACTGGATCTGGAATGGGAACCCTTCTGATTTCCAAGATCAGGGAGGAATACCCTGATAGAATGATGCTTACCTTCTCTGTTTTCCCATCCCCTAAAGTTTCTGACACTGTTGTTGAGCCTTACAACGCAACCCTCTCTGTTCATCAACTTGTTGAAAACGCCGACGAGTGTATGGTACTTGACAACGAAGCTCTCTACGATATTTGCTTCCGTACCCTCAAGCTCTCCACCCCAAGCT TTGGTGATCTTAACCATCTCATTTCTGCTACGATGTCCGGTGTTACCTGCTGTTTGCGATTCCCTGGACAGCTTAACTCAGATCTCAGGAAGCTTGCGGTCAATCTTATTCCATTCCCTCGTCTCCACTTTTTCATGGTTGGGTTTGCTCCCCTCACATCCCGTGGATCCCAACAATACAGAGCTCTTACAGTGCCTGAGCTCACTCAGCAAATGTGGGATGCAAAGAACATGATGTGTGCTGCCGATCCTCGACATGGTCGCTATCTTACTGCCTCTGCTATGTTTAGGGGTAAGATGAGCACCAAGGAAGTTGATGAACAGATGATCAATGTCCAGAACAAGAACTCTTCATACTTTGTTGAATGGATCCCCAACAACGTGAAATCTACAGTCTGTGACATTCCTCCAACTGGGTTGAAAATGGCGTCTACTTTCATTGGTAATTCAACTTCGATCCAGGAGATGTTCCGCCGTGTAAGTGAGCAGTTTACAGCTATGTTTAGGAGGAAGGCTTTCTTGCATTGGTACACTGGTGAGGGTATGGATGAGATGGAGTTCACTGAAGCTGAAAGTAACATGAATGATCTGGTTTCTGAGTATCAGCAATACCAAGATGCTACGGCTGAAGACGATGATTACTATGAAGACGAAGACGTTGCTGACCATGATGAATGA
- the LOC111800517 gene encoding immediate early response 3-interacting protein 1-like, whose product MLFWAFLEGLLLFANAFAILNEDRFLARRGWTLADMPREGRNSLKAQVIGLIHACQFLRLPLILFNIITIIIKLLSG is encoded by the coding sequence ATGCTATTCTGGGCTTTTTTGGAAGGGCTTCTACTGTTCGCAAACGCCTTCGCAATTCTAAACGAGGATCGATTCCTTGCTCGGAGAGGATGGACGCTGGCGGATATGCcgagagaaggaagaaactcGCTCAAAGCGCAGGTAATAGGACTCATCCATGCTTGCCAGTTCTTGAGACTTCCACTCATTCTTTTCAAcatcatcaccatcatcattAAGCTTCTCTCTGGCTGA
- the LOC111800512 gene encoding fructokinase-like 1, chloroplastic: MASFQLLPATFSLPHLQFSRFLHFYPSICREKTLIFNSRYLQSSCKSLKLSPPSASNADGNEDAGTPTPTRRGRKKGTKSPSSSTKRSRKTIIEDEPTHGNLFDQMSVDDDEAIDSIAENYDDGMDFPYEDPPLICCFGAAQKEFVPSIRVHDNQMHPDKYSEWKMLQWDPPEFARAPGGSPSNVAISHVRLGGRAAFMGKVGKDDFGDELVLMMNKEKVQTRGVKFDLNSRTACTYMKIKFDDGKLKMETVKESAEDSLVSSELNLAVLKEARIFHFNSEALLSTTMEATLFKTIQLSKKFGGLIFFDLNLSLPLWRSRDETRKYIQKAWNQADIIEVSRQELEFLLDEEYYEKKRNYRPQYYAQTIEQTKNRRDHYHYSPEEISPLWHDHLKLLLVTDGTLRIHYYSPSFHGVVIGTEDVLITPFTCDRTGSGDALVAGIMRKLTTFPDMFENQDVLERQLRFAIAAGIISQWTIGAVRGFPTESATQNLKEQVYVPSMW, encoded by the exons ATGGCTTCATTTCAGCTTCTTCCTGCAACCTTTTCTCTTCCACATCTTCAATTTTCCcgttttcttcatttctatcCATCAATTTGCAGAGAGAAAACTCTGATTTTCAACTCGCGTTATTTGCAGAGTTCGTGTAAATCTCTGAAACTCAGCCCACCAAGTGCTTCAAATGCCGACGGGAATGAGGATGCTGGAACGCCTACCCCCACTCGCCGagggagaaaaaaagggaCTAAATCTCCATCGTCTTCTACAAAGCGTAGTAGGAAAACCATCATCGAAGACGAACCCACACACGGGAACCTGTTTGATCAAATGTCGGTAGACGACGACGAGGCAATCGATTCAATAGCAGAAAATTACGACGATGGAATGGACTTCCCATACGAAGATCCGCCATTGATCTGCTGCTTCGGCGCGGCTCAGAAAGAATTTGTGCCGTCAATTCGCGTACACGATAACCAGATGCATCCAGATAAGTACTCGGAGTGGAAAATGCTCCAATGGGACCCGCCGGAGTTCGCTAGGGCACCGGGGGGATCGCCGTCGAATGTGGCTATATCTCACGTTAGGCTCGGCGGACGAGCTGCGTTTATGGGGAAAGTTGGGAAGGATGATTTTGGGGATGAGCTGGTGTTGATGATGAACAAAGAGAAGGTACAGACTCGAGGTGTGAAGTTTGATTTGAATTCTAGAACGGCCTGTACTTACATGAAGATCAAATTTGATGATGGAAAGTTGAAGATGGAAACGGTGAAGGAATCAGCTGAGGATTCTCTGGTTAGCTCTGAACTGAACCTTGCAGTGCTCAAAGAG GCTAGGATATTCCATTTCAATTCAGAAGCATTGTTATCCACTACAATGGAAGCAACGCTGTTCAAGACAATCCAATTGTCCAAGAAGTTTGGAGGGCTCATCTTTTTCGATTTAAATTTGTCGCTTCCTTTGTGGAGATCGCGCGACGAAACTCGAAAATACATCCAGAAAGCCTGGAATCAAGCTGACATTATCGAGGTTTCAAGGCAAGAATTGGAGTTTCTGTTAGATGAAGAAtactatgaaaagaaaagaaactacAGGCCTCAATACTATGCTCAAACTATTGAACAAACCAAGAATCGTCGAGACCATTACCATTACTCACCGGAGGAGATATCGCCATTGTGGCATGATCATCTCAAGTTGTTGCTCGTAACGGATGGAACATTGCGGATTCATTACTATTCTCCTTCGTTTCACGGTGTGGTGATCGGAACAGAAGATGTGCTCATAACACCATTCACCTGCGACAGGACTGGTTCTGGTGATGCTCTTGTGGCTGGGATCATGAGAAAGCTTACTACTTTCCCGGATATGTTCGAAAACCAAGATGTTCTGGAACGGCAGCTTCGATTCGCAATCGCAGCAGGGATCATCTCTCAATGGACAATTGGTGCAGTCAGGGGATTTCCTACTGAAAGTGCAACACAGAATCTGAAAGAACAGGTTTATGTTCCATCAATGTGGTAG
- the LOC111800511 gene encoding O-fucosyltransferase 19-like isoform X1 produces the protein MASGGLSPSCNVSPRVGGPATKTRRRITDFLDSDSRLSNFSDLYDEEDNSNVSNAGSHLHHHHHHHVHHPVIRHFLFRNRALCWVPEPWLLKMEEGLLLTAMIVQSLGSGRNFGRKIFWILMFMAILTVFFKFTFLNSHVEINGKMIDKGQLIIQTFKEDWAMAQRAVAEDEAVVPKRLLEKISQTSDIWMKPKSDNFYQCISRPKNRIRARGKTNGYLIVHANGGLNQMRTGICDMVAVAKIMNATLVLPSLDHESFWTDPSDFKDIFDWRHFMDVLRDDIEIVENVPRRLASVKPFVKAPVSWSKSRYYRGEMLHLLKRHKVLMLTHTDSRIVNNGLPSYIQKLRCRANYKALRFSKEIEELGKVLVDRLRKGDEPYIALHLRYEKDMLAFTGCSHNLTAKEEEELKVMRYNVKHWKEKEIDAKGKRILGGCPMTPLEAALLLKALGYPSKTKIYIVAGEIYGSDSMNAFRSEYPNVFSHSTLATEKELEPFKLYQNRMAALDYIVAVESDVFVYTYDGNMAKAVQGHRMFEGYRKTINPDRQNLVRLVDHLENEAISWEELSKEVKELHKDRLGAPHFRQAGESPRLEENFYANPYPGCLCNKPRNRTFKLKDEHKRSLQASLQR, from the exons ATGGCTTCCGGCGGTCTGAGCCCTTCCTGTAATGTAAGTCCACGAGTCGGTGGACCGGCGACAAAAACCAGACGGCGTATCACAGACTTTTTGGACTCCGACAGCCGACTCTCAAACTTTTCAGATTTGTATGACGAAGAAGACAATTCCAACGTCTCTAATGCTGGGTCCCACCTCCATCACCATCACCACCATCATGTTCATCATCCCGTGATTAGGCACTTTTTGTTTCGGAATCGGGCCTTGTGTTGGGTGCCTGAGCCTTGGCTTCTCAAGATGGAAGAAGGGCTTCTATTGACCGCTATGATCGTTCAGTCATTAGGATCCGGACGGAACTTCGGGCGTAagattttttggattttgatgtTCATGGCTATTCTAACCGTGTTCTTTAAGTTCACCTTCCTCAATTCCCATGTCGAGATTAACGGCAAGATGATCGATAAAGGACAGTTGATCATACAAACGTTCAAAGAAGATTGGGCCATGGCGCAAAGAGCCGTTGCAGAGGACGAAGCCGTCGTCCCCAAACGTCTTCTCGAGAAGATTTCT CAGACGTCTGATATTTGGATGAAACCAAAGAGTGATAATTTCTATCAGTGCATCTCTCGACCCAAGAATCGAATAA GAGCTCGTGGCAAAACAAATGGCTATCTTATTGTTCATGCCAATGGAGGACTGAATCAGATGAGAACAGGG ATATGTGATATGGTTGCTGTTGCTAAGATTATGAATGCTACACTTGTTCTTCCTTCCCTTGATCACGAGTCGTTTTGGACGGATCCGAG tgattttaaagatatttttgattGGAGGCACTTCATGGATGTTCTAAGAGATGATATCGAAATCGTCGAGAACGTGCCTCGTCGGTTGGCATCGGTCAAGCCCTTTGTGAAGGCTCCAGTTTCCTGGTCCAAG TCTAGATATTACCGAGGAGAGATGCTACATTTGTTAAAGAGACACAAAGTGTTAATGCTCACGCATACTGATTCTCGAATAGTCAATAATGGTTTGCCATCTTACATTCAAAAGCTCCGATGCCGTGCCAATTACAAGGCTCTACGGTTTAGCAAGGAGATTGAGGAGCTTGGGAAGGTCTTAGTTGATAGATTAAGAAAGGGTGATGAACCATATATTGCTCTCCATCTCAGGTATGAGAAAGATATGCTTGCATTCACTGGCTGCAGCCACAACTTGACAGcaaaggaagaggaggagcTCAAAGTTATGAGATACAATGTCAAGCAttggaaggagaaagagatagatgcaaaaggaaagagaattCTAGGGGGATGCCCAATGACCCCTCTGGAGGCAGCCCTGTTGCTTAAAGCCTTAGGATACCCTTCCAAAACTAAAATCTACATCGTTGCCGGGGAGATTTATGGCAGCGATAGCATGAACGCCTTTCGATCCGAATACCCCAACGTCTTTTCGCATTCGACTCTTGCAACAGAGAAGGAATTGGAGCCATTTAAGCTGTACCAGAATCGGATGGCTGCCTTGGATTATATCGTGGCAGTAGAGAGCGATGTGTTTGTTTATACCTATGATGGAAACATGGCTAAAGCAGTGCAGGGTCATAGGATGTTTGAAGGATACAGAAAGACAATAAATCCCGACAG gCAAAATCTAGTCAGGTTGGTTGATCACTTGGAGAATGAGGCCATCTCTTGGGAAGAATTGTCCAAAGAAGTGAAGGAGTTGCATAAAGACAGACTTGGTGCACCACATTTCAGACAAGCCGGTGAGAGTCCCAGACTAGAGGAGAACTTTTATGCTAATCCTTACCCTGGCTGTCTTTGCAACAAGCCTCGGAATCGAACATTCAAACTAAAAGATGAACACAAACGAAGTCTTCAGGCTTCACTGCAGagataa
- the LOC111800511 gene encoding O-fucosyltransferase 19-like isoform X2, whose amino-acid sequence MASGGLSPSCNVSPRVGGPATKTRRRITDFLDSDSRLSNFSDLYDEEDNSNVSNAGSHLHHHHHHHVHHPVIRHFLFRNRALCWVPEPWLLKMEEGLLLTAMIVQSLGSGRNFGRKIFWILMFMAILTVFFKFTFLNSHVEINGKMIDKGQLIIQTFKEDWAMAQRAVAEDEAVVPKRLLEKISTSDIWMKPKSDNFYQCISRPKNRIRARGKTNGYLIVHANGGLNQMRTGICDMVAVAKIMNATLVLPSLDHESFWTDPSDFKDIFDWRHFMDVLRDDIEIVENVPRRLASVKPFVKAPVSWSKSRYYRGEMLHLLKRHKVLMLTHTDSRIVNNGLPSYIQKLRCRANYKALRFSKEIEELGKVLVDRLRKGDEPYIALHLRYEKDMLAFTGCSHNLTAKEEEELKVMRYNVKHWKEKEIDAKGKRILGGCPMTPLEAALLLKALGYPSKTKIYIVAGEIYGSDSMNAFRSEYPNVFSHSTLATEKELEPFKLYQNRMAALDYIVAVESDVFVYTYDGNMAKAVQGHRMFEGYRKTINPDRQNLVRLVDHLENEAISWEELSKEVKELHKDRLGAPHFRQAGESPRLEENFYANPYPGCLCNKPRNRTFKLKDEHKRSLQASLQR is encoded by the exons ATGGCTTCCGGCGGTCTGAGCCCTTCCTGTAATGTAAGTCCACGAGTCGGTGGACCGGCGACAAAAACCAGACGGCGTATCACAGACTTTTTGGACTCCGACAGCCGACTCTCAAACTTTTCAGATTTGTATGACGAAGAAGACAATTCCAACGTCTCTAATGCTGGGTCCCACCTCCATCACCATCACCACCATCATGTTCATCATCCCGTGATTAGGCACTTTTTGTTTCGGAATCGGGCCTTGTGTTGGGTGCCTGAGCCTTGGCTTCTCAAGATGGAAGAAGGGCTTCTATTGACCGCTATGATCGTTCAGTCATTAGGATCCGGACGGAACTTCGGGCGTAagattttttggattttgatgtTCATGGCTATTCTAACCGTGTTCTTTAAGTTCACCTTCCTCAATTCCCATGTCGAGATTAACGGCAAGATGATCGATAAAGGACAGTTGATCATACAAACGTTCAAAGAAGATTGGGCCATGGCGCAAAGAGCCGTTGCAGAGGACGAAGCCGTCGTCCCCAAACGTCTTCTCGAGAAGATTTCT ACGTCTGATATTTGGATGAAACCAAAGAGTGATAATTTCTATCAGTGCATCTCTCGACCCAAGAATCGAATAA GAGCTCGTGGCAAAACAAATGGCTATCTTATTGTTCATGCCAATGGAGGACTGAATCAGATGAGAACAGGG ATATGTGATATGGTTGCTGTTGCTAAGATTATGAATGCTACACTTGTTCTTCCTTCCCTTGATCACGAGTCGTTTTGGACGGATCCGAG tgattttaaagatatttttgattGGAGGCACTTCATGGATGTTCTAAGAGATGATATCGAAATCGTCGAGAACGTGCCTCGTCGGTTGGCATCGGTCAAGCCCTTTGTGAAGGCTCCAGTTTCCTGGTCCAAG TCTAGATATTACCGAGGAGAGATGCTACATTTGTTAAAGAGACACAAAGTGTTAATGCTCACGCATACTGATTCTCGAATAGTCAATAATGGTTTGCCATCTTACATTCAAAAGCTCCGATGCCGTGCCAATTACAAGGCTCTACGGTTTAGCAAGGAGATTGAGGAGCTTGGGAAGGTCTTAGTTGATAGATTAAGAAAGGGTGATGAACCATATATTGCTCTCCATCTCAGGTATGAGAAAGATATGCTTGCATTCACTGGCTGCAGCCACAACTTGACAGcaaaggaagaggaggagcTCAAAGTTATGAGATACAATGTCAAGCAttggaaggagaaagagatagatgcaaaaggaaagagaattCTAGGGGGATGCCCAATGACCCCTCTGGAGGCAGCCCTGTTGCTTAAAGCCTTAGGATACCCTTCCAAAACTAAAATCTACATCGTTGCCGGGGAGATTTATGGCAGCGATAGCATGAACGCCTTTCGATCCGAATACCCCAACGTCTTTTCGCATTCGACTCTTGCAACAGAGAAGGAATTGGAGCCATTTAAGCTGTACCAGAATCGGATGGCTGCCTTGGATTATATCGTGGCAGTAGAGAGCGATGTGTTTGTTTATACCTATGATGGAAACATGGCTAAAGCAGTGCAGGGTCATAGGATGTTTGAAGGATACAGAAAGACAATAAATCCCGACAG gCAAAATCTAGTCAGGTTGGTTGATCACTTGGAGAATGAGGCCATCTCTTGGGAAGAATTGTCCAAAGAAGTGAAGGAGTTGCATAAAGACAGACTTGGTGCACCACATTTCAGACAAGCCGGTGAGAGTCCCAGACTAGAGGAGAACTTTTATGCTAATCCTTACCCTGGCTGTCTTTGCAACAAGCCTCGGAATCGAACATTCAAACTAAAAGATGAACACAAACGAAGTCTTCAGGCTTCACTGCAGagataa